From the genome of Desertifilum tharense IPPAS B-1220, one region includes:
- a CDS encoding chemotaxis protein CheW: MVGNPDFLTGVGQDQAPEFQELESPEGELHLRFFVPSKSEFALSATGIREVLSQSPDQITPIPNVSPLLLGTINIRGRVIWVADLGQFLGDGVPLNTDRAEIPVIAIEDQDTMLGLAVDRIVGMDWLDVEEIQRPTNVPDIMEPFIRGEWAIDPETNKCLRLLNQVALLRSARWAA, from the coding sequence ATGGTTGGAAATCCAGATTTTTTAACTGGGGTGGGTCAAGATCAGGCCCCGGAATTCCAGGAACTCGAAAGTCCTGAAGGCGAGCTACACTTAAGATTCTTCGTACCATCTAAAAGTGAGTTCGCGCTCAGTGCTACGGGTATCCGAGAAGTGCTGTCTCAGTCTCCCGACCAAATTACGCCCATTCCCAATGTGTCGCCGCTCTTGCTCGGAACCATTAATATTCGGGGGCGAGTGATTTGGGTCGCCGACTTGGGTCAATTTTTAGGCGATGGCGTCCCACTCAATACAGACCGGGCAGAAATCCCAGTGATTGCGATCGAAGATCAAGATACGATGCTGGGTTTAGCGGTCGATCGGATTGTGGGGATGGATTGGTTGGATGTCGAAGAAATTCAGCGACCGACCAATGTTCCGGATATCATGGAACCGTTCATTCGCGGGGAGTGGGCGATCGATCCAGAGACCAATAAATGCCTGCGGTTGCTCAACCAAGTAGCGTTACTGCGTTCCGCTCGCTGGGCAGCCTAA